The following are encoded together in the Corticium candelabrum chromosome 1, ooCorCand1.1, whole genome shotgun sequence genome:
- the LOC134197219 gene encoding putative DMBT1-like protein, translating into MQVTGKRSAPTKTSNASLPEYRSDAELLLNKRSIPINCRLAGGVNEYQGLFMILHNGIWGSVCSYAWGVDEADVACRQCSYDKADILKTPTYVTILPRDPFIWFDHVNCDGSETSLTQCLYTTSETGKCTQGQAVGVVCVSNDRDRTDVVPTKASKSDKVTLTAEISVGSIAAVAVLAFIMFMIYKWWRRAAYDV; encoded by the exons GTAAGAGATCGGCTCCTACAAAAACATCAAATGCTAGTCTACCTGAATATCGATCAGATGCTGAACTCTTGCTTAACAAAAGGTCCATACCAATAAATTGTCGACTTGCTGGAGGCGTCAACGAATACCAAGGGCTATTTATGATACTACACAA TGGTATATGGGGCTCTGTGTGCTCATATGCCTGGGGTGTAGATGAAGCAGACGTGGCGTGCCGTCAATGCTCCTACGACAAAGCAGACATTCTAAAGACACCAACGTACGTCACCATTTTGCCTCGTGATCCATTCATCTGGTTCGACCATGTCAACTGTGACGGATCCGAAACATCACTAACACAATGCCTGTACACTACCTCGGAAACCGGAAAATGCACACAAGGGCAAGCTGTGGGTGTTGTCTGTG TGAGCAATGATAGAGATCGCACGGATGTTGTACCCACAAAAGCTTCCAAATCGGACAAAG TCACACTCACTGCGGAAATTTCAGTGGGAAGCATTGCAGCTGTCGCTGTCTTAGCGTTCATCATGTTCATGATTTACAAATGGTGGCGCCGAGCGGCCTACGATGTTTAA